In Blastococcus saxobsidens DD2, the genomic stretch CCGGGTGGCCGACCGCCGCCGTCGTGACCACCAGGCCGAGCGCGAGCACGGTGCCCGCCACGACCGCGGCCCGGCCCGGCGCCAAGCGCAGCACGGCCAGCAGCGCCACGGCCAGGACGACCCGAGCCAGCAACGTCGCGCCGTACGCCGTGGACGCGGTCGTGGCCAGCAGGTCCGGGTCGGCGACGGCGCCCAGGCCGGCCCCGGCGGCGTAGGAACCCTGCAGCAGGAACAGCAGCAGCCCACCGACGGCGACGGCGACCGCGCCGACGACGGACAGGCGCCGCAGCCGGCCCACCGACCACCCCGAAGGCCAGCACAGCAGCAGGAAAGCCGGAACACCGAGGCCCAGTGCCAGCCCCGCGAACCCCAGCCACCGCGCGGCGACCAGCAGGCCGGCGACGAACGAGTCGCTGTCGTCGGCGGCGTCGGCGACCGCCTCGTCGACCGGCTCACTGTCGCCGACCACGAACCCGAACGCGCCGCTGACCGGGTGGGAGTCAGCCGAGATGACCCGGTAGGTGACCAGATAGCCATCGTCCGGAAGGTCGCCGCGCAGCGGAACGGTCACCGTGGCCCCGTCGACAGACGGTGCTCCGGTATCGACCCGCTCACCGTCGGCGTCGAGCACCCGCGCGTAACCGGCGCCCAGCGACACCACCTCGGTGAACCGGAGGGTCACCTCGTCGGGCGCGGTCTCGAGCACCGCGCCCTCGCCCGGCGTGGTCGCCACCAGTTCGGCGTGCGCCGCAGCCGGCCCAGCGAGGACGACACCGGCCATCAACCAGCCGACGAGGGCGACGAGCAGCGCCCGAAGCCGCCTCACGCGGCGGCCCGCCGGCGGCTCACGGCCACGACCGCCCGCCCGCGCGGCCGCCGTCCCCGCCACGCCACCACGGAGATCAGGAGCACACCGGCCAGCAGCAGCAGGTGCACCAGCGCCCGGTCGGCGTGCACCTGCCCGCCCGCCAGGTCGCTGACCGTGGTGGCCAGCAAAAAGACGGTAAACGCGGCCAGGAACGGCAGCGAGCCGGGCGCCCAGCGCGGCACGGCGGCGACGGCGAGGAACGCCACGGCCAGGGCGGCGTTCCAGGCGCCGGCCTCGTGCGCCATGTGCACCGGCGCGCTCATCGCCGCCGTCCCGCTCATCAGCGCCGGCCAGGCCAACCCGGCCTGGGCCGTGGCGACCACCACCAGGGCCAGGCGCAGGCCGCTGCCCACCAGGCGGGCGCGGGCGGCCGCCCGCGTGCCGGGCAGCTCCTTCGGCAGCGCGGTGAGCACGCGCACGGTGAGATCGGGCACTTGCGGCGCCGGGGACAGGCGGGCCCGGCGGGTCACCGCCGCCGCCTGGCTCGTCCAGCCGGCACAGGCAGGGCAGGCGGCCAGGTGCCGGTCGAGGACCGCCTCGGGCATGCCGAGCGGCTCGCCGTCGAGCCGCGCGGAGCCGGCCTCTCGGAACGCGGAACACTGCATGATGAGGTAGTCGCCATCGGGGCCCGTCCGGTTCCCGGCCGGCCGGGAGGAGTGCGGTGGACGAGCTCGAGCGGTTCGCCGCTGCCGCCGCCGAAGGCGACCCGCTCGCGGCGGCGGCCCTGGTACGGGCCACCCAGTCCGAGGTGTGGCGGCTGTGCGCGGTGCTCGGCGACCGGCAGTCGGCCGACGACCTCACCCAGGAGACCTACCTGCGCGCGTTCGCCGCGCTACACCGATTCGAGGGCCGTTCGTCCCTGCGCACCTGGCTGCTGTCCATCGCGCGACGGGTATGCGCCGACGCCATCCGCTCCCGCCGCCGACGACCGACCCTGGCCCGCGGCGTGGAGCCGGCGGACGCCGAGGTTCCCGACGATGCCGACCGGGTCGGCGAGCAGGCCGCCGTCCGTGACCTGTTGGCCCGGCTCGACCGTGATCGCCGGGAAGCCTTCGTGCTGACCCAGCTACTCGGCCTGCCCTACGCCGAGGCCGCCGAAGTGGTCGGCTGCCCGGTGGGCACCATCCGCTCACGGGTCGCGCGGGCACGAGCCGACCTGGTCGAGGCGCTCGCCACGGCGGAGGACGCAGCGCTCGGATGACCTTCCACCGATCCCCTGCGGGGCACCAGGAGGCGGGCCAGTGATGGGCCCAGCTGACCTTCGCTGCAGGCTGGACGCCGCACGCTCAGCCACCGGCGGACCACCGCTCGATGGCTACCCGGCCGGTCAGGCCGGTGGCCCGGCCGACGTCGGCCCACGAGGCTCCGGCCGCGACCGCAGTCCGCACCGCCTCGTCGAGTGCCTGGGTAGCGGCGGCCTGCCTCGCGGCGGCCTCCTCGACGTCTTCGAGGGCCTGCCATCCGGCGATGTGCCGGCGCCATTCGCGCATGACCCGCGTCTCGTCGGCGGCCTCCAAATCGGCCCACGGGCCGGCTACGGCCAGCCGCCGCGCCGCCGGGTCGGCCAGCTCCCATACCGTCACGCGGACCCAGGGAATGCCGCGCCAGCCACAGGTGCAGCAGGCGACCCAGCCGACCACCTCCGCGTCCGGACGCCACTCCTCGGCCTCCTCGATCACCTCGCAGTGCACCGGGCCACCGGTCTCGCCGGGCACGATCCCGTCACCGCCGATGACCGCGCCGTCTTGCCACACGCCCTCGACGGTGCAGTCGTCGCTGTAGGCGAGCCGCACCCGGTCGCCGTCCCGCGGACCGTCGTCGGGTCGGCGGGCCACCAGTACCCCACGGGCGCTGGTGGTGCCGGCGCCTTGGGCGCCGTCGACGAATACGGGCACCACCCAGCCCTCATGCTCCTGGCCGTTTACGACCGGACCTATCCAGCCCATCGCTCCTCCTCCGGGTGCCTACGAGCAGCGTCGTCAGCCCGGCTCCGCCGCAGGCCCGCATCGGGCGCTTCTGTGGACGACCGTCGTTGTCCACAGGGGCAGGCGGCGCCGGCCCGGCGCGTGAATGCCGGCCCTCGATCAGCAGGGCGCACATCGACGCGCTGAGCGACGAGGTCGGTTCGGTCACGTTCGACCGGCAGCCTGGTGCCGGCAGCGCAGGAGGCGCATCGCACGATCTCGCCGACGGCATTGGCCATCCGCGGACACGGCGGCGCAAGCGGCTACAGGTAGTCGGCCTGCCCGCGACGGGCTTCGACCCACGCGTCGAGGTCGTCGCGGCGGTAGAGGACGCGGCGGCCGAGGCGGAAGCTGTGCGGTCCTGTGCCGAGGTGGCGCTAGTACCGAAGGGTGGCGACGGGAGCGCGCAGCACTTCGGCGGCCTCGCTGATGGTGAGCAACTCGGGCTGGTCGGCGGTGTGCTCGGTCATGGCTGTCTCCAGGCTGGTGGGAAGGTCCCGTGGTGCTCTCCAGAAGGCGCTATTCCACGGCCCTTGGTGACAGCCCACAGCCAACTTCTCCAGTTTTCCTCCGGTCCTTCTCCGGTACTCCTGCTGTTGCGCGCGCGTCCCGCTCCGGAGCTCGGGATCATGGGCGCACTGCCTGGGCCGGCGCCGGGCCCCGGGAGCTACCAGGTTGGGAATCTTCCGCCAAGACGTCCGCTTGCACCGGAGGAATACGGGAGGTCTGCAGCTGACGCTCGCGTGAAGCGTCCTTCGTCTGCGTCGACCCGGTCGTATGCCGCAATCCGGTACTCCCGGTGGTGTGACGCCGCGTCCGCCATCGCTGCGGATGGTTTCCGGCGGTGGCACCGTGTAGGCAGAACCCGCGCACTGCCGTCGGGCCAGGGGCCGTGGATCCTGAGTGAGGGTAGGAGTTCGTGACGCTCGCTGACCGCAGGCCATCGGTCGAGGTCGACGAGCTCGGCCCCGCGGAGGCCGCGGCCACGTTCGACCGGATCGCCCGCCGCGCCTTGGACCTGCGCGGACCGGACTTCCTCCAGGCCCTCGACGACGGCAAGTACGACGACGTCGACCCCGACGACTACCCCGGGCTGCTCGACGCACTCATGGCGCTGCCTCTCGTTCGCTGACGCATCGTTGCCGCACTCCTGGAGCCTGAACGCCGGCGATGGGATGGTGATGCGGCGGGCTCACGCTTCCTGGCGGCCATGCACTACCGGATCATCCCGGCCGATTCCGGGATGCACGACGTCGGGCAGGGACGCTGGCGGGTCACCACCTCGGCATACCTGTAGGAGTTCCGGACACCGGACAGCCGGAAGCTCTGGGCGATGCACTGGCACCCGGCGGGGAGGAGCCACGCCACCTTTCCGCACCTGCACCTGTACACCGTCCGTCGCGACGATCAATTCGTCACGCCGCGACAGACCCTGGAGTCGGCGGTGCAGTGGTGCATCGAGATGGGCGCCGAGCCGCCGAACCCTGACTGGCGCACCGTGCTCGCGAGTCCGAGGGCATCCACCGTCTATACCGGTCCTGGTCCGAGGAGCCGCCGTCACCGACCGCCTGCGCTTGACGTCCACGGGCGGGGCTACCGACACCGGCTCGACGCACCGTCCCCTTCACGAGCAGCCCGGGCAGTTCCACTTTGCCGGCTTTCCCACAACCCGCCCAACTCCGGTTGCGCCGGGCGGGGGAGGGGTGGGCCGTAGGCCCATCCCGAAGGGACGCGCAGCGCTCTTCCGGCGGCCGGCGCTGCCGGACACGATCCCCTGGGCGGTGGGGGAGGCGGTCCTCCCGGGCCCACCCCCGGCACGGGCTCATGGGCACGGAGACCGCGGCCATCGAGGCGGGCTCGACGGAGGTCAGTCCGCATTCAGTCCGCACTCAGTCCGCAGAACGTCCAGTCGGGACCCTCCACGGCCGTAACCCACAAATGACGTAACCGCAGGTCAACCGTCATATTCGTCGAACACCAATCGCGTTAAATCACGCGCAGAACGCATTCCTAAACCGTGTGTCGCAGGTTCGAATCCTGCCGGGGGCACCAGCACGTCCGGACCGATCCAGCGGTCGCGATCAGCGCAGCAGCTGTGCGTGCGCGGCTCGGGTCAGCGCGTCGGCGACCCGGTCGAGCGGGTCGGATTCCAGCCGCCACTGCTGCCAGTAGAGGACGACGTCGACGGCTCCGGCGGGGTCGAACGGTGTCGCCGGGCGCTGCCCGCCGGCGAGCTGGAGTTCCGGCAGCATGCCCCATCCGAAGCCGAGGGCCACGGCGGCGAGGAAGTCCGCCGAGGAGGGGACGTAGTGGATCGGCACGTCCGTCGTCGTCGGCACGTGCCGGCGCAGATAGGCGTGCTGCAGGTCGTCGCGGCGGTCGAAGACCACCACCGGGGCACGGTGCAGCGCGGCGGCGTCGGGCCCGTCCGGGAACCAGCGGTCGATGAACGCGGGGGCGGCGCAGGGCAGGTAGTGCATGCGGCCGAGCGGCGTCACGCGGCAGCCGGCGACCGGGTCGGCGTCCGAGGTGACCGCGCCCATGACGGTGCCGGCCCGCAGCAGCGCACTGGTGTGCGACTGGTCGGAGCTGTGCAGGTCGAACCGCAGCTCGTCGGCCAGCGGAGCCAGCGCCGGGAGGGCCCAGGTGGCCAGCGAGTCGGCGTTCAGCGCGATCGGTAGCACCGGTGCGCGGCCCGGCTCCGCCGGATCCAACTGGCGGCTGGTGTCGGCGACCAGGAGGCCCACCTGGCGGGCCAGTCGCAGCACCGGCTCGCCGGCGGCGGTGGCGGTCGCCGGCCGCCCGCGCTGCACCAGCACCCGGCCGGTGGCCACCTCCAGCGCACGCAGACGCTGGGAGACGGCGGACGGCGTCACGTGCAGCCGTCGCGCGGCCGCCTCGAGCGTGCCCTCGTCGATGACCGCGACCAGCGTCTGCAGCTGGGCCAGCTCCACGTCCATGGACAGATACGCTAATGGGACACAAGCAAAGTTAGCTGGACTGTCGTCCGTGGCGTCCCTAGCGTCGACGCACGTGACGACGGAGCTGCTGGCTGCACTGGCCGGGCTGGGGATGGGCCTCTCGCTGATCGTGGCCATCGGGGCGCAGAACGCCTTCGTCCTCCGGCAGGGGCTGCGCCTGGAGCACGTGACCGCGGTCGTGGCGGTGTGCGCGGTGTCCGACGCGGTCCTCATCCTCGCCGGGGTCGCGGGCAACGCCTGGCTCAGCGCCCGGCTGCCCGAGGCGGTCACCGTGATCCGTGTGGCCGGCGCCGCCTTCCTGCTCGGCTACGCCGTCCTCGCCGCCCGCCGGGCACTGCGCCCGTCGTCGATCGCCGTCGACGCCGGTGGCACGCGCAACGGCCTGCTCGCCACCGTCCTCACCTGCATGGCTCTGACCTGGCTGAACCCGCACGTCTACCTGGACACCGTGCTGCTGCTCGGCTCGGTGGCCGAGAGCCGCGGAATCGGCAAGTGGTGGTTCGCCGTCGGTGCGGCCGTCGGCAGCGTGGTCTGGTTCAGCGCGCTGGGCTACGGCGCCCGCCTGCTGCGGCCGCTGTTCGCCCGTCCGGCGGCGTGGCGGGTGCTCGACGCCGGCATCGCCGTCGTGATGGCCCTCCTCGGCCTCGCACTCCTCGCCACGGTGTTCTGACGCCGGGCCTGCGGCACTCCCGCTCGCCACTCGCCTCTTCCGCAGCCCGACGACCCGAGCCGGCCGGCCGTCCTGCGGCACCTGGCCGGGCCGGTGTGCGCGACTCCTGGCGGGCGCCGGCCTGTCCTGCACCGTCGTCGCCTAGCCCCTGCTCGCCGCGGCGGCGCGGCATGCGCAGCAGAAAAGTCCTGCTCAAGCACCGTGTCCACCCGGTCGATGGAATGCAGGTCAGCGTTCCCGATCGGAAGCGGAGCAACCAGCGTGTCCATCGCCATGGCAGGCGTCACCCGAGTCCTCGTCCTCGCCGACGCCCCGGTCCTCCGCCGCGGGCTCGTCGGCATGATCGACGAGACGGCGGGCATGCAGGCCGTCGGTGCCCCCGGTGAGCCGCGACGCGGACTCGTGCTGGCCGAGTCCGCCCGCCCCGACGCCGTCGTCGTCGAACTCGGTTCCGGCCGCGGTGAGACGCTGAACGCCTGCCGTGACCTGCGCCGCCGCTTCCCGCGGATCGCGATCGTGGCCGTGGCCACCTCCGAGGACCCGGCCGTGGTCAACGAGGCGCTGGCCGCCGGCGTCCGCGGGTACCTGCTCATGAACACCTCGGCGACCCTGCTGGGCTGGGCCGTGCTCGCCGCCCGCGCCGGGCGCACCGTCGTCGACCCCCAGATCCGCCGGGTCGAAGGGGGCACCGCCCCCGTGGTCCGGGAGCTGACCCCCGAGATCCCGCTCACCCGCCGTGAGTCCGACGTCCTCGACGAGCTCGTGCTGGGGCAGTCGAACCGGAAGATCGGCGAGAACCTGTTCATCTCCGAGGACACCGTGAAGTCCCACGTGAAGGCGATCCTGCGCAAGCTCGGTGCCCGCGACCGGGCGCACGCCGTCTCCCTGGTCCTGAAGGCCCGTACCCCCGGCTGCACCTGCGGTGCGCACAGCCTGACGGCCGCACCCGCCGAGATCTGAGCCGGGGCCCCCGCCGGTCGGGGCCGGCGGGGTTACCGTGCTGGGCATGGTCGGCATCCTGGCGGCTGCGCTGCTGCTCCTGCTGCTGGCCGGGATCGTCGTCTGGGCCGTCTCGGCGCCGCAGCCGGCCGCCGGCCGGCCGCTGCCCGCGCGGGAACGGGTCTGGCGCGAGCGGGCGGTCGCCGCAGCGCGCTGGAGTGCCGCACACGACCAGGTCGACGGGGTGACCCGGGTGCTGCTGCGCCGCAGCTGCCCCGGTCCGGACGGGCACCCGGAGGTGCTCGAGGAGCGCGTGTTCGACACCTTCCCGTCGGATGACCCGATGTGGGAGGCGCGCTTCACCGAGGCGATGGCCGGCGCCCGGTTCCGCTGCTCCTACCTCAACACCGAGGAGGGGCAGGCATAGCCGTTCCGCGGGCGGGCAGGATGGGGGGCATGGGTCAGGTCGTCGCCACCACCGAACGGGTTCTGCGCGCACCGGCGGACGTCGTCCGTGCCGCGCTCGCCGACTACGCCGTCACCCGGCCGCAGGTGCTCCCCGAGCAGTACAGCGAGTACCGCGTGGACGCCGGCGGGCAGGGCGCCGGCACGAAGGTGCACTGGCGGCTGCAGGCCACGTCCAAGCGCGTGCGCGAGCAGGACGTCGTCGTCACCGAGACCCCGGACGGGGCGCTCGTGGAGACCGACACCAACTCCAGCATGGTGACCACCTGGACCGTCACGCCCGCCGACGCCGGGGTCAGCACGGTGCGGGCACGCACCACCTGGACCGGCGCCACCGGGATCGGCGGGTTCTTCGAGCGCACCTTCGCCCCGAAGGGTCTGGCCCGGATCCAGGACGCGATGCTGACCCGGCTCGAGCAGGCCGTCGCCGCCGGCTGACCAGACTGGTCTCGGCGGCGCATCGGCCGCGCGGCAGGGACCATGGGCGCGTGACCCTCGCACCTGCCGCCGTCCCGGGGACGGGGGCCGCGGCCCTCGACGCGCTGGCCGACCTGGTCGCCGACGGCGACGTCGTCGTCCTGACCGGGGCCGGTCTGTCCACCGACTCCGGCATCCCCGACTACCGCGGGGCCACCGGTAGCCTGCGCCGGCACACGCCGATGACGTACCAGACCTTCACCCGCGACCCGCGGGGCCGGCACCGGTACTGGGCGCGCAGCTTCGTCGGCTGGCGGCAGCTGCGCGCGGCCCCGGCCCAACGACGGGGCACCGTGCCGTGGCCGGGCTGCAGGACGCCGGGCTGCTGGCCGGCGTCATCACGCAGAACGTCGACGGTCTGCACCAGGCCGGCGGCGCCCGCGACGTCGTCGAGCTGCACGGCGGGCTCGACCGGACGGTCTGCCTCGGCTGCGGGGACGTCGCCGACCGGGCGACGCTGGACGCGCGGCTGACCGCCGCCAACCCGCACTTCGGGCCACGGGTGGACGAGATCAATCCCGACGGCGACGCCGAGCTGCCCGATGAGGTGCTCGACGGGTTCGTGATGGTGGACTGCTTGGCCTGCGGGGCCGGGCCGCTCAAGCCGGACGTGGTCTTCTTCGGCGAGACGGTGCCGCGCGACCGCGTCGACCACTGCTTCGGGCTGGTGGAGGACGCCGGCGGCCTGCTGGTGCTGGGCTCCTCCCTGACCGTCATGAGCGGCTACCGGTTCGTGCTCCGCGCCGCCAAGCTCGGCATCCCGGTCGGCATCGTGAACGTCGGCCCCACGCGGGGCGACGCGAAGGCCGACGTGCGGGTCGACGGGCCGCTGGGCGAGGTGCTGCCGGAGCTGGCCGCCCGACTGGGCTGACGCGCTCGGTCGGCGGGGCGGCCGCTGCTCGGTGAGGATGGCGGCGATGCAGACATTCCTGCCCGTGGCCGACTTCGAGGACAGCGCGCGGCTGCTGGACTCCCCGCGCCTGGGGAAGCAGCGGGTGGAGTCGCTGCAGATCCTGCGGGCGATCGAGCTGCCCGACTACGGCTGGGCCAGCCACCCCGCCGTCCTCATGTGGAAGCGGCGGACGCCGGCGCTGGCCGCCTACGGGCTGGCGATGGCCCGCGTCTGGCGGGAGCGGGGCTTCGCCGACACCACGGCGGCGCAGATCGGGGAGTTCGCGCCCGAGGTGGTCGGCGTGCCGCAGGCCGACCTGGCCGCCGCCGGGCTGCTGCCGTCCTGGCTGGGCGACGAGGAGCTGCACCGCTCGCACCGGTCGAACCTGCTGGCCAAGGACCCGGAGTTCTACCGCGGCCGGTTCACCGAGCGGTTCGGCCCGGAGCCCGACGACCTGCCCTACGTGTGGCCGGGCCCCGACGACCTGCCACCGGCTCCCGAGCCCGAAGGGGTGCGGGTGTGGGTGGTGCGGCCGCGGTCGCACAACGAGCTGGGCGCCTGCCT encodes the following:
- a CDS encoding zf-HC2 domain-containing protein gives rise to the protein MQCSAFREAGSARLDGEPLGMPEAVLDRHLAACPACAGWTSQAAAVTRRARLSPAPQVPDLTVRVLTALPKELPGTRAAARARLVGSGLRLALVVVATAQAGLAWPALMSGTAAMSAPVHMAHEAGAWNAALAVAFLAVAAVPRWAPGSLPFLAAFTVFLLATTVSDLAGGQVHADRALVHLLLLAGVLLISVVAWRGRRPRGRAVVAVSRRRAAA
- a CDS encoding sigma-70 family RNA polymerase sigma factor, which encodes MDELERFAAAAAEGDPLAAAALVRATQSEVWRLCAVLGDRQSADDLTQETYLRAFAALHRFEGRSSLRTWLLSIARRVCADAIRSRRRRPTLARGVEPADAEVPDDADRVGEQAAVRDLLARLDRDRREAFVLTQLLGLPYAEAAEVVGCPVGTIRSRVARARADLVEALATAEDAALG
- a CDS encoding LysR family transcriptional regulator ArgP; protein product: MDVELAQLQTLVAVIDEGTLEAAARRLHVTPSAVSQRLRALEVATGRVLVQRGRPATATAAGEPVLRLARQVGLLVADTSRQLDPAEPGRAPVLPIALNADSLATWALPALAPLADELRFDLHSSDQSHTSALLRAGTVMGAVTSDADPVAGCRVTPLGRMHYLPCAAPAFIDRWFPDGPDAAALHRAPVVVFDRRDDLQHAYLRRHVPTTTDVPIHYVPSSADFLAAVALGFGWGMLPELQLAGGQRPATPFDPAGAVDVVLYWQQWRLESDPLDRVADALTRAAHAQLLR
- a CDS encoding LysE/ArgO family amino acid transporter, which produces MTTELLAALAGLGMGLSLIVAIGAQNAFVLRQGLRLEHVTAVVAVCAVSDAVLILAGVAGNAWLSARLPEAVTVIRVAGAAFLLGYAVLAARRALRPSSIAVDAGGTRNGLLATVLTCMALTWLNPHVYLDTVLLLGSVAESRGIGKWWFAVGAAVGSVVWFSALGYGARLLRPLFARPAAWRVLDAGIAVVMALLGLALLATVF
- a CDS encoding LuxR C-terminal-related transcriptional regulator: MSIAMAGVTRVLVLADAPVLRRGLVGMIDETAGMQAVGAPGEPRRGLVLAESARPDAVVVELGSGRGETLNACRDLRRRFPRIAIVAVATSEDPAVVNEALAAGVRGYLLMNTSATLLGWAVLAARAGRTVVDPQIRRVEGGTAPVVRELTPEIPLTRRESDVLDELVLGQSNRKIGENLFISEDTVKSHVKAILRKLGARDRAHAVSLVLKARTPGCTCGAHSLTAAPAEI
- a CDS encoding SRPBCC family protein: MGQVVATTERVLRAPADVVRAALADYAVTRPQVLPEQYSEYRVDAGGQGAGTKVHWRLQATSKRVREQDVVVTETPDGALVETDTNSSMVTTWTVTPADAGVSTVRARTTWTGATGIGGFFERTFAPKGLARIQDAMLTRLEQAVAAG
- a CDS encoding Sir2 family NAD-dependent protein deacetylase, coding for MAGLQDAGLLAGVITQNVDGLHQAGGARDVVELHGGLDRTVCLGCGDVADRATLDARLTAANPHFGPRVDEINPDGDAELPDEVLDGFVMVDCLACGAGPLKPDVVFFGETVPRDRVDHCFGLVEDAGGLLVLGSSLTVMSGYRFVLRAAKLGIPVGIVNVGPTRGDAKADVRVDGPLGEVLPELAARLG
- a CDS encoding MSMEG_6728 family protein; protein product: MQTFLPVADFEDSARLLDSPRLGKQRVESLQILRAIELPDYGWASHPAVLMWKRRTPALAAYGLAMARVWRERGFADTTAAQIGEFAPEVVGVPQADLAAAGLLPSWLGDEELHRSHRSNLLAKDPEFYRGRFTERFGPEPDDLPYVWPGPDDLPPAPEPEGVRVWVVRPRSHNELGACLAAGVVGLGTQSGIDVDAGGLTPADLRALSKEISGRRPAKDLRQLSAFLDEMAPGDAVALPVEHGGGLLVGEVVGEYLFQGRELLPHRRPARWDRVVPRSAARPPATLQDPRALFQVTLDPAVLG